A window from Streptomyces sp. NBC_00299 encodes these proteins:
- a CDS encoding demethylmenaquinone methyltransferase: MTRASLDKQPHEVASMFDNVAERYDLTNDVLSLGQDRRWRKEVARAVDARPAQKILDLAAGTATSSLPFAQTGAYVVPCDFSLGMLQVGKRKHTWLPFTAGDATKLPFKDDTFDAVTISFGLRNVQDFDTALREMYRVTRPGGRVVICEFSHPTWAPLRTVYTEYLMRALPPVARAVSSNPDAYVYLAESIRAWPDQPALAERLRKAGWAKVAWRNLTGGIVTLHRGFKQS, encoded by the coding sequence GTGACCCGCGCATCCCTGGACAAGCAGCCGCACGAAGTCGCTTCGATGTTCGACAACGTGGCGGAACGGTACGACCTGACCAACGACGTGCTGTCGCTCGGCCAGGACCGCAGATGGCGCAAGGAGGTCGCCAGGGCCGTCGACGCCCGCCCGGCGCAGAAGATCCTGGACCTGGCCGCCGGTACGGCCACCTCCTCGCTGCCGTTCGCGCAGACCGGCGCGTACGTCGTGCCCTGCGACTTCTCCCTCGGGATGCTCCAGGTCGGCAAGCGCAAGCACACCTGGCTGCCGTTCACGGCGGGCGACGCGACGAAGCTGCCGTTCAAGGACGACACCTTCGACGCCGTGACGATCTCCTTCGGGCTGCGCAACGTCCAGGACTTCGACACCGCCCTGCGCGAGATGTACCGGGTGACGCGGCCCGGCGGCCGGGTGGTGATCTGCGAGTTCTCGCACCCGACCTGGGCGCCCCTGCGCACCGTCTACACCGAGTACCTGATGCGTGCCCTGCCCCCGGTCGCACGCGCGGTGTCCTCGAACCCCGACGCCTACGTCTATCTCGCCGAGTCCATCCGCGCCTGGCCCGACCAGCCCGCCCTCGCCGAGCGGCTGCGCAAGGCCGGCTGGGCGAAGGTCGCCTGGCGGAACCTGACGGGCGGGATCGTGACCCTGCACCGGGGTTTCAAGCAGAGCTGA
- the def gene encoding peptide deformylase: MPSVFVQGRPVDSYPPLAPEARRGAVRRITEMGDEVLHKPCRDVTEFGPDLAALIDDMFLTMYIADGAGLAANQVGVGLRLFVYDCPDDDGVRHVGHIVNPVLEPLDAAHRRLLDDSEGCLSVPGAVMDVPRPDRAVVRGLDKDGEPIVVEGTGYFARCLAHETDHCNGQVYVDRLSKRERKEALRQVADRRDEVFARRAANVEALSRA; encoded by the coding sequence ATGCCCAGCGTTTTTGTGCAAGGCAGGCCCGTCGACTCGTATCCGCCGCTCGCACCCGAGGCCCGGCGTGGGGCGGTGCGCAGGATCACCGAGATGGGTGACGAGGTGTTGCACAAGCCGTGCCGGGACGTGACCGAGTTCGGGCCGGATCTCGCCGCGCTCATCGACGACATGTTCCTGACGATGTACATCGCCGACGGGGCCGGACTGGCGGCGAACCAGGTCGGTGTCGGTCTGCGGCTGTTCGTGTACGACTGCCCGGACGACGACGGGGTCCGGCACGTCGGGCACATCGTCAACCCGGTGCTGGAGCCGCTCGACGCGGCGCACAGGAGGCTCCTCGACGACAGTGAGGGGTGCCTGTCGGTGCCGGGCGCGGTGATGGACGTACCGCGCCCCGACCGGGCCGTGGTGCGCGGGCTCGACAAGGACGGCGAGCCGATCGTGGTCGAGGGCACGGGGTACTTCGCCCGTTGCCTCGCGCACGAGACCGACCACTGCAACGGACAGGTCTATGTGGACCGGCTCTCCAAGCGGGAGCGGAAGGAGGCCCTGCGGCAGGTGGCGGACCGGCGGGACGAGGTGTTCGCGCGCCGGGCCGCCAACGTCGAGGCTCTCAGCAGGGCATAG
- a CDS encoding PASTA domain-containing protein: MRVPKLVGLMAMDAREEAKSHGLLLNAPDRPDFHLVVVDYVVRQYPQPGAEVPRESMVYVWFDFGEGEGGGGVREPRTPRPPGGGLQRELDEPGDPYPVVSSA; this comes from the coding sequence GTGCGAGTACCGAAACTCGTCGGACTGATGGCCATGGACGCGCGCGAGGAAGCGAAGTCGCACGGCCTTCTCCTCAACGCACCGGACCGGCCGGACTTCCACCTGGTCGTCGTCGACTACGTCGTACGCCAGTACCCCCAGCCCGGTGCCGAGGTGCCGCGGGAGTCGATGGTCTACGTCTGGTTCGACTTCGGCGAAGGTGAGGGCGGCGGAGGGGTGCGCGAGCCGCGCACCCCACGGCCGCCCGGTGGCGGACTGCAGCGCGAGCTGGACGAGCCCGGGGATCCGTACCCCGTCGTCAGCTCTGCTTGA
- a CDS encoding NADH-quinone oxidoreductase subunit A, with translation MNAYAPILVLGALGAGFAIFSVVMATLIGPKRYNRAKLEAYECGIEPTPTPAGGGRFPIKYYLTAMLFIIFDIEIVFLYPWAVTFDSLGIFGLVEMLLFVLTVFVAYAYVWRRGGLEWD, from the coding sequence GTGAACGCGTATGCGCCCATCCTCGTACTGGGAGCCCTCGGGGCAGGCTTTGCGATCTTCTCCGTGGTCATGGCCACGCTGATCGGTCCGAAGCGGTACAACCGGGCCAAGCTCGAAGCCTACGAGTGCGGTATCGAGCCGACCCCCACGCCGGCCGGCGGCGGGCGCTTCCCGATCAAGTACTACCTGACGGCGATGCTCTTCATCATCTTCGATATCGAGATCGTCTTCCTCTACCCCTGGGCCGTCACCTTCGACTCCCTGGGGATTTTCGGGCTCGTGGAGATGCTGCTCTTCGTGCTCACCGTCTTCGTCGCGTACGCGTACGTATGGCGGCGCGGCGGCCTGGAATGGGACTGA
- a CDS encoding hydroxysqualene dehydroxylase, producing the protein MTTEHTQEPQEQTGHTRSGHTRRRFLAGAGGVAGTLALWPAGTAKAASGSRVAVLGGGVSGLSAAHELAERGYAVTVYEYYDTLGGKARSMPVPGTATGGRADLPAEHGFRFFPGFYRNLPDTMRRIPVPGNAHGVHDNLVSGTEALFARADGRPDLHFPLRRVTTPPRPGDLTLGWIRDQLLSVLDLGTRLPAHEVAYFADRLLVHLTSCDARREQVWEKVAWWDFIRAEEMSEEYRTLLGIGQTRNLVATRAEVASTRTVGRVIIEALLLWGLLGRGMDGDADIDRVLNAPTSEAWIDPWETHLRSQGVEFVLGTQVHEVHYAGGRVTGVRVSARDGGDERTVTADHYLSALPVEHARGTWGPALRAADPQLARCDALQTDWMTGVMFYLRTPTPVVHGHINCLDSPWAVTGVGQAQFWDGRDFSRDYGDGRARDCLSAIISEWDKPGILYGKTAKECTKEEVVAELWAQLKDGLNDAGKTTLRDEDRLGWFMDPAVTGLGGPNPQNREQLLIHPTGTLYNRPTARTKVPNFFLAGDYVRTDVDLASMEGANESARLAVNALLEADDSDTEHCRTWGLYRPPELEPLKRVDEVRYRLGLPNTFDLG; encoded by the coding sequence ATGACAACAGAACACACGCAGGAGCCCCAGGAGCAGACAGGTCACACGCGATCCGGCCACACCCGCAGACGCTTTCTGGCCGGTGCCGGGGGAGTGGCCGGCACCCTCGCCTTATGGCCCGCGGGAACCGCGAAGGCTGCTTCCGGCAGCCGCGTCGCCGTCCTGGGCGGCGGAGTCTCCGGCCTGAGCGCCGCCCACGAACTCGCCGAACGCGGCTACGCCGTCACCGTCTACGAGTACTACGACACCCTCGGCGGCAAGGCCCGCTCGATGCCCGTCCCGGGCACGGCGACCGGCGGCCGTGCGGACCTGCCCGCCGAGCACGGCTTCCGCTTCTTCCCCGGTTTCTACCGGAATCTGCCGGACACCATGCGCCGCATCCCCGTCCCCGGCAACGCGCACGGCGTCCACGACAACCTCGTCAGCGGCACCGAGGCCCTGTTCGCCCGCGCCGATGGCCGCCCCGACCTGCACTTCCCGCTGCGTCGCGTCACCACCCCGCCTCGCCCCGGCGACCTCACCCTCGGCTGGATCCGCGACCAGCTCCTGTCGGTCCTGGACCTCGGCACCCGCCTCCCCGCCCACGAGGTGGCCTACTTCGCCGACCGCCTGCTGGTCCACCTCACCAGCTGCGACGCCCGCCGCGAGCAGGTCTGGGAGAAGGTCGCGTGGTGGGACTTCATCCGCGCCGAGGAGATGAGCGAGGAGTACCGCACGCTCCTCGGCATCGGCCAGACCCGCAACCTCGTCGCCACCCGCGCGGAGGTGGCGTCCACCCGAACCGTCGGCCGCGTCATCATCGAAGCCCTGCTCCTGTGGGGCCTCCTCGGCCGCGGCATGGACGGCGACGCCGACATCGACCGCGTCCTCAACGCACCCACCAGCGAGGCCTGGATCGACCCCTGGGAGACCCACCTGCGCTCCCAGGGCGTCGAGTTCGTCCTCGGCACCCAGGTCCACGAGGTCCACTACGCCGGCGGCCGGGTGACCGGCGTCCGCGTCTCGGCCCGTGACGGCGGCGACGAACGCACCGTCACCGCCGACCACTACCTCTCCGCGCTGCCCGTCGAGCACGCGCGCGGGACGTGGGGACCGGCCCTGCGCGCGGCCGACCCCCAGCTCGCCCGGTGCGACGCGCTGCAGACGGACTGGATGACCGGCGTGATGTTCTACCTGCGCACGCCCACCCCCGTCGTGCACGGCCACATCAACTGCCTGGACTCGCCGTGGGCCGTGACCGGCGTCGGCCAGGCGCAGTTCTGGGACGGCCGGGACTTCTCCCGCGACTACGGCGACGGGCGCGCCAGAGACTGCCTCTCCGCGATCATCTCGGAGTGGGACAAGCCGGGCATCCTGTACGGCAAGACGGCGAAGGAGTGCACCAAGGAGGAAGTCGTCGCCGAACTCTGGGCTCAGCTCAAGGACGGCCTCAACGACGCCGGCAAGACCACGCTCCGGGACGAGGACCGCCTCGGCTGGTTCATGGACCCGGCCGTGACGGGCCTGGGCGGCCCGAACCCGCAGAACCGCGAGCAGCTCCTCATCCACCCCACGGGAACCCTCTACAACCGCCCCACGGCCCGCACAAAGGTCCCGAACTTCTTCCTCGCGGGCGACTACGTCCGCACCGACGTGGACCTGGCGTCGATGGAGGGCGCCAACGAATCGGCCCGCCTGGCCGTCAACGCCCTCCTGGAAGCGGACGATTCGGACACCGAGCACTGCCGGACCTGGGGGCTCTACCGGCCTCCGGAGCTGGAGCCGCTGAAGCGGGTCGACGAGGTGCGCTACAGGCTGGGTCTGCCCAACACCTTCGACCTCGGATGA
- a CDS encoding GNAT family N-acetyltransferase: MNRALPVVRLRVPTDEDAVAWHRIFAHPDVMEFHGGRAAELSVYEELTARQRRHDAERGYCLWTILDENEQVIGFTGAQPWEREWGPKDEIEIGWRLGREHWGKGYVSAAAQLTLDRVRAAGVPGVVAMVDARNERSIAVTRRLGMRLAEVFATPDARQKGHCYRLDL, translated from the coding sequence GTGAACCGAGCTCTCCCTGTCGTACGGCTCCGTGTCCCCACCGACGAGGACGCCGTCGCCTGGCACCGGATCTTCGCGCACCCGGATGTCATGGAGTTCCACGGCGGGAGGGCCGCGGAGTTGTCCGTCTACGAGGAGCTCACCGCCCGTCAGCGCCGGCACGACGCCGAGCGCGGGTACTGCCTGTGGACCATCCTCGACGAGAACGAGCAGGTCATCGGCTTCACCGGCGCCCAGCCGTGGGAGCGGGAGTGGGGTCCCAAGGACGAGATCGAGATCGGCTGGCGGCTCGGGCGCGAGCACTGGGGCAAGGGGTACGTCAGCGCGGCCGCGCAGCTGACGCTGGACCGGGTGCGCGCGGCCGGGGTGCCGGGTGTGGTGGCGATGGTCGACGCCCGCAACGAGCGGTCGATCGCGGTGACGCGGCGGCTGGGGATGCGGCTCGCCGAGGTGTTCGCCACGCCGGACGCACGACAGAAGGGGCACTGCTACCGGCTCGATCTGTGA
- a CDS encoding geranylgeranyl reductase family protein → MTVVPEPHSSPLSENTADVIVVGAGPAGSATAYHLAKSGLDVLLLEKTEFPREKVCGDGLTPRATKQLVAMGIDISEEAGWLRNKGLRIIGGGVRLQLDWPDLASFPDYGLVRKRDDFDEQLARQAQKAGARLYERCNVGAPIIDDRTGRITGVHAKLGEEKREVTFHAPLVVAADGNSTRLSLAMGLHRREDRPMGVAVRTYFESPRHDDDYLESWLELWDRRGPGEDRLLPGYGWIFGMGDGTSNVGLGVLNTSDSFKELDWREVLKAWCASMPEEWGYTPDNMTGPIRGAALPMAFNRQPHYTKGLLLVGDAGGLVNPFNGEGIAYAMESGQIAADVIVQAHARSTPAGREMALQRYPRVLKDTYGGYYTLGRAFVKLIGNPKVMKIAAQRGLTHPMLMKFTLKLLANLTDPTGGDAMDRIINGLSKVAPKA, encoded by the coding sequence GTGACCGTCGTGCCCGAGCCCCACTCCTCGCCCCTCTCCGAGAACACCGCCGATGTGATCGTCGTGGGCGCGGGGCCGGCCGGCTCTGCGACGGCGTACCACCTGGCCAAGTCCGGCCTTGACGTCCTGCTGCTGGAGAAGACCGAGTTCCCGAGGGAGAAGGTCTGCGGTGACGGCCTGACCCCGCGCGCGACCAAACAGCTCGTGGCCATGGGCATCGACATCTCCGAGGAAGCGGGCTGGCTGCGCAACAAGGGCCTGCGGATCATCGGCGGCGGCGTGCGCCTCCAGCTCGACTGGCCCGATCTCGCCTCGTTCCCCGACTACGGCCTCGTCCGCAAGCGCGACGACTTCGACGAGCAGCTCGCCCGTCAGGCCCAGAAGGCCGGCGCCCGCCTCTACGAGCGCTGCAACGTCGGCGCCCCGATCATCGACGACCGCACCGGCCGCATCACCGGCGTCCACGCCAAGCTCGGCGAGGAGAAGCGCGAGGTCACCTTCCACGCGCCGCTGGTCGTCGCCGCCGACGGCAACTCCACGCGCCTGTCGCTGGCGATGGGCCTGCACCGCCGCGAGGACCGCCCGATGGGCGTGGCCGTACGGACGTATTTCGAAAGCCCCCGCCACGATGACGACTACCTGGAGTCCTGGCTGGAGCTGTGGGACCGCCGCGGCCCCGGCGAGGACCGCCTCCTGCCCGGCTACGGCTGGATCTTCGGCATGGGCGACGGCACGTCGAACGTCGGCCTGGGCGTGCTCAACACCTCGGACTCCTTCAAGGAACTGGACTGGCGCGAGGTCCTGAAGGCCTGGTGCGCCTCCATGCCGGAGGAGTGGGGCTACACCCCGGACAACATGACCGGCCCGATCCGCGGCGCGGCCCTCCCGATGGCCTTCAACCGCCAGCCGCACTACACCAAGGGCCTGCTGCTGGTCGGCGACGCCGGCGGCCTGGTGAACCCCTTCAACGGCGAGGGCATCGCCTACGCCATGGAGTCCGGCCAGATCGCCGCCGACGTCATCGTCCAGGCCCACGCCCGCTCGACGCCCGCGGGCCGTGAAATGGCCCTCCAGCGCTACCCGCGTGTCCTGAAGGACACCTACGGCGGCTACTACACGCTGGGCCGCGCCTTCGTGAAGCTCATCGGCAACCCGAAGGTCATGAAGATCGCGGCCCAGCGCGGCCTGACGCACCCCATGCTGATGAAGTTCACGCTGAAGCTGCTCGCGAACCTCACGGACCCGACCGGCGGCGACGCGATGGACCGCATCATCAACGGCCTCAGCAAGGTGGCACCGAAGGCCTGA
- a CDS encoding C40 family peptidase translates to MEEPLIPVVLMSHTAHIRSHRKPRRSATTTIAMRAGVTGGVLSMAAAGAAATANAAEPVTQTIELPALTGDLANQLAQSADATQLAAANYELDAERDAAAAAAAKEAKKDLAEAKKKAEAKKKAEEARRAAAEAAASRSAERTTLSASASTSTDVSAPASGSVGTVVSFLKAQLGDAYVMGATGPSAWDCSSLVQAAFKQVGVDLPRVSQDQSMVGTDVSLSNLQVGDILYWGGKGSAYHVGVYIGDGQYLDAANPSKGVVIQDLSGYPASGAVRVL, encoded by the coding sequence ATGGAGGAGCCCCTGATACCGGTTGTTCTCATGTCCCACACCGCTCACATACGCAGCCACCGGAAGCCCCGCCGCAGCGCGACGACGACCATCGCGATGCGCGCCGGAGTTACCGGTGGCGTCCTCAGCATGGCAGCGGCTGGCGCTGCGGCCACGGCGAACGCCGCCGAGCCGGTGACGCAGACCATCGAACTGCCCGCCCTCACGGGTGACCTGGCGAACCAGCTCGCCCAGTCCGCGGACGCCACTCAGCTGGCGGCGGCGAACTACGAGCTCGACGCCGAGCGTGACGCGGCCGCCGCCGCGGCGGCCAAGGAAGCCAAGAAGGACCTCGCGGAGGCCAAGAAGAAGGCCGAGGCGAAGAAGAAGGCCGAGGAGGCCCGCCGGGCCGCCGCCGAGGCCGCCGCCTCCCGCAGCGCCGAGCGGACCACCCTGTCCGCCTCCGCTTCCACGAGCACGGACGTGTCCGCTCCCGCCAGCGGCAGCGTCGGGACGGTCGTCTCCTTCCTCAAGGCGCAGCTGGGCGACGCGTACGTCATGGGCGCCACCGGCCCCAGCGCGTGGGACTGCTCCAGCCTGGTCCAGGCCGCGTTCAAGCAGGTCGGCGTCGACCTGCCGCGGGTCTCGCAGGACCAGTCGATGGTCGGCACCGACGTGTCGCTGTCGAACCTTCAGGTCGGCGACATCCTGTACTGGGGCGGCAAGGGCTCCGCGTACCACGTGGGCGTCTACATCGGAGACGGCCAGTACCTGGACGCGGCCAACCCGTCCAAGGGCGTCGTCATCCAGGACCTGTCCGGGTACCCGGCGTCGGGTGCGGTGCGCGTCCTCTGA